Proteins found in one Campylobacter concisus genomic segment:
- the topA gene encoding type I DNA topoisomerase encodes MMKSLIIVESPAKAKTIKNFLDKNYNVIASKGHIRDLPKTSFGIKIEDDKFTPEYRVSSDHSAIVKEIKELAKGADEIYLATDEDREGEAIAFHIANAIGKEPTSLPRIVFHEITKSAIQNALKSPRRVDMNSVNAQQTRRLLDRIVGYKLSPLLNLKIQKGLSAGRVQSAALKIIVDREREIQAFKPVEYYTIDTFFKKDLDAELVKFENQKIEKLTIQNPDRAKYIIENLQNEKFSVREIESKDRKIQPNPPFMTSTLQQSASNRLGFSPKKTMMIAQSLYEGVQTHEGFMGAITYMRTDSLNLAKEAVAAAREHILQNYGKEYLPAKAISYITSSKAAQEAHEAIRPTNLSFTPQIAAKFLEKDALKLYTLIYNRFLACQMSACVSQTQNVYVASEKGEFKISGRRVLFDGFYKVYGELDKDKILPNLKKGDEMSLQSIKSTQNFTEPPSRYSEAGLVKKLESLGIGRPSTYAPTISLLTSRDYVRIEKKQLIPNEIAFSMIGVLEEHFSNIVDSEFTSHLEEKLDEIALDKADWQKVLSDFYYPFMEKISAGKTGIKSLKTATPIGEKCPDCGSELLLRKGRYGEFIACSNFPKCKYSRNVTKDNEKSAETGTTGATKPKRELKKLDVPCPKCGGEIVERFSRRGKFYGCANYPKCDFVSNYEPVEQKCDECGGDMIKKELKKGTFIECTKCKKKTLISEN; translated from the coding sequence ATAATGAAAAGCTTAATCATCGTAGAGTCGCCTGCAAAAGCGAAGACTATAAAAAATTTCCTAGACAAAAACTACAACGTCATCGCCTCAAAAGGTCACATCAGAGACTTACCAAAAACTAGCTTTGGCATCAAGATAGAAGATGATAAATTTACCCCAGAGTACCGCGTCAGCAGTGATCACTCCGCCATCGTAAAAGAGATAAAAGAACTCGCCAAGGGCGCTGATGAAATTTACCTCGCGACCGATGAGGATAGAGAGGGTGAGGCGATCGCATTTCACATCGCAAACGCTATCGGCAAAGAGCCAACCAGCCTGCCTCGCATCGTCTTTCACGAGATCACTAAAAGTGCCATACAAAATGCTCTAAAAAGCCCAAGACGTGTCGATATGAATAGCGTAAATGCCCAGCAAACAAGGCGCTTGCTAGACCGCATCGTGGGCTACAAGCTAAGCCCGCTTTTAAATTTAAAGATACAAAAAGGCTTAAGCGCTGGACGTGTGCAAAGTGCGGCCCTAAAGATAATAGTCGACCGCGAGCGTGAGATACAGGCATTTAAGCCAGTTGAATACTACACGATTGATACATTTTTCAAAAAAGACCTAGACGCCGAGCTGGTTAAATTTGAAAACCAAAAGATCGAAAAGCTAACTATCCAAAATCCAGACCGCGCAAAATACATAATCGAAAATTTACAAAATGAGAAATTTAGCGTCCGTGAGATCGAGAGCAAAGACAGAAAGATCCAGCCAAACCCACCATTTATGACCTCCACCCTTCAGCAAAGTGCGAGTAACCGTCTTGGCTTTAGCCCTAAAAAGACAATGATGATCGCTCAAAGCCTCTATGAAGGTGTCCAAACTCATGAGGGCTTCATGGGTGCGATCACTTACATGAGAACGGACAGTTTAAATTTAGCCAAAGAGGCCGTCGCAGCCGCTAGAGAGCATATCCTCCAAAACTACGGCAAAGAGTACCTGCCAGCTAAGGCAATAAGCTACATAACAAGCTCAAAGGCCGCACAGGAGGCTCACGAAGCGATACGTCCTACAAATTTAAGCTTTACGCCACAAATCGCTGCTAAATTTTTAGAAAAAGATGCGCTAAAACTTTACACGCTCATCTACAATAGATTTTTAGCATGTCAAATGAGCGCATGTGTCAGCCAAACGCAAAATGTCTACGTCGCAAGCGAAAAAGGTGAGTTTAAGATAAGCGGCAGGAGGGTGCTATTTGACGGATTTTATAAGGTTTATGGCGAGCTTGATAAAGATAAAATTTTGCCAAATTTAAAAAAAGGCGACGAGATGAGCTTGCAAAGCATAAAAAGCACGCAAAACTTCACCGAGCCGCCTTCTCGCTACTCTGAAGCTGGTCTTGTTAAAAAGCTTGAAAGTCTTGGTATCGGTCGCCCAAGTACATATGCGCCAACTATCTCACTGCTAACATCAAGAGACTACGTCAGGATTGAGAAAAAGCAGCTCATACCAAACGAGATCGCATTTAGCATGATAGGTGTTTTAGAGGAGCACTTTAGCAACATCGTCGATAGTGAATTTACCTCACATCTTGAAGAGAAGCTCGATGAGATCGCACTTGATAAGGCTGACTGGCAAAAGGTGCTAAGTGACTTTTACTATCCATTTATGGAAAAAATTAGTGCTGGCAAGACTGGCATAAAAAGTCTAAAAACAGCTACTCCAATCGGCGAGAAGTGCCCAGATTGCGGAAGCGAGCTCTTGCTTAGAAAAGGTAGATACGGCGAATTTATTGCTTGCTCAAATTTCCCAAAATGCAAATACTCAAGAAATGTCACAAAAGATAATGAAAAGAGCGCAGAGACAGGCACTACTGGGGCAACCAAGCCAAAACGCGAGCTTAAAAAGCTTGACGTGCCATGTCCAAAATGTGGCGGCGAGATCGTCGAGAGATTTAGTAGGCGCGGTAAATTTTATGGATGTGCCAACTATCCAAAATGCGACTTCGTCTCAAACTACGAGCCAGTTGAGCAAAAATGCGACGAATGTGGCGGCGATATGATCAAAAAAGAGCTTAAAAAAGGTACATTTATAGAGTGCACAAAATGTAAGAAAAAGACGCTTATTTCTGAAAACTAA
- a CDS encoding citrate synthase: MSSNTATLTDNRTGKSYEFPILKGTMGPDVIDISTFFSDTGMFTFDRGYTSTAMCRSAITYIDGLKGELMYRGYDIAYLAENKTFLDVAYLLLNKELPTNDQYINFKTELKKRSFIHEGMMKLFDAFPDKAHPMAILQAAVSALSAFYSDHLNMDKPEEYHEMAMRIIAKIPTIAAFSYRYSRGLPIIYPNLDRGFTENFLYMMRGYPYEHVDLKPIEIKALDTVFMLHADHEQNASTTTVRTVGSTHAHPYACISAGIGALWGWAHGGANEGVIRQLEEIGSVANVDRYIARAKDKNDPFRLMGFGHRVYKNFDPRAKVLKKMRDQLMDEIGINSELIKIANRIEDIALNDDYFVSRNLYPNVDFHSGLILKALGIPNNMFAVIFVIGRTPGWISQWIELKEQDTIKIVRPRQLYVGETNRTPK; this comes from the coding sequence ATGTCATCAAATACAGCTACGCTAACTGATAACAGGACCGGCAAGAGTTACGAGTTTCCTATACTAAAAGGCACTATGGGACCTGATGTGATAGACATCTCGACATTTTTTAGTGATACTGGAATGTTTACTTTTGATAGAGGCTATACTTCAACTGCGATGTGTCGCTCAGCGATAACTTATATAGACGGCTTAAAAGGCGAGCTAATGTATAGAGGTTACGATATCGCGTATTTGGCTGAAAATAAGACATTTTTAGACGTGGCATATTTACTCTTAAACAAAGAGCTTCCAACAAATGATCAGTATATAAATTTTAAAACCGAGCTTAAAAAAAGAAGCTTTATACATGAAGGTATGATGAAGCTATTTGACGCATTCCCAGACAAAGCGCACCCTATGGCGATCTTACAAGCAGCGGTCTCAGCCCTAAGTGCGTTTTACTCAGATCACCTAAATATGGATAAACCTGAAGAGTATCACGAGATGGCTATGCGTATAATCGCTAAAATTCCAACGATCGCAGCCTTTAGTTACCGCTACTCACGCGGGCTTCCTATCATATATCCAAATTTAGATCGTGGCTTTACTGAAAATTTCCTCTACATGATGAGAGGCTATCCATACGAGCATGTCGATCTTAAGCCTATCGAGATCAAGGCACTTGATACGGTCTTTATGCTGCACGCAGATCACGAGCAAAATGCTTCAACGACTACTGTTAGAACCGTTGGCTCAACGCACGCTCACCCATACGCATGTATAAGTGCGGGCATCGGCGCGCTTTGGGGCTGGGCTCATGGCGGTGCAAACGAGGGTGTCATCCGCCAGCTTGAAGAGATTGGCTCGGTCGCAAATGTCGATAGATACATCGCTAGAGCAAAGGATAAGAACGATCCATTTAGACTAATGGGCTTTGGCCACAGGGTCTATAAAAACTTTGACCCACGCGCAAAGGTACTTAAAAAGATGAGGGATCAGCTGATGGATGAGATCGGTATAAACTCAGAGCTCATCAAGATCGCCAACCGCATCGAGGATATCGCGCTAAATGATGATTATTTTGTGAGCAGAAATTTATATCCAAATGTTGATTTTCACTCAGGACTCATCCTAAAAGCGCTTGGCATACCAAATAATATGTTTGCCGTCATCTTTGTCATCGGCAGGACTCCAGGCTGGATCAGCCAGTGGATCGAGCTAAAAGAGCAAGATACGATAAAGATCGTCCGCCCAAGACAGCTCTACGTCGGAGAGACAAACAGAACACCAAAATGA
- a CDS encoding motility associated factor glycosyltransferase family protein, translating into MNNKNDKASNKKAKPSKDNVSNIQNPIFQKNLQALFQQDEILAARLWSIAGNEDYEIFIGKDPIDINLINKHTFKYIYENPGADILKLLEDIESDYKRYPILFFYGLGNGVLYKALAKNETHQKIVVIEPEIEIIYLVLNVIDLSSELESGQIILFYSKFATYTHFYYLVTEAKLNSYAKTYDNLMIHMPFYDQFEEDYIRINKEITRAFSQIVVAHGNSIDDLLLGTRQNCENLVPMISNYCYTSLVKKRYGLMDTAIIVSTGPSLDKQLNTLKKFAPYVSIISVDASYPILARHDIKPDYVMSIERIEPTSSFFEKKHPNIDDNIHFVVASVTHKQTIKNILPRKLVLTMRPQQEEYMFGLKRYGYLGVGHSCANMAYQLAYVLGHKNIVFIGQDLAFGKDGASHAKGHAFAQADENIFVKAYGGEGEVKTTYVWTLFKNQFENDIAQSSLDNIKSYNCTEGGARIEGTIERPFLEVMHELCKGKEIKKLPNIKKDSETTVNKNLLKAYKVILAKIKAQSEVKQQIEKVFLEVVPSIDKLLELNKENKIEKKHFDELLKITKKIDKLKDVIAKRNYQKYVDNILQISVYYQELELAKISVAPSDTTIQKTNKLLMWVNMHKYWMFSAAGGLNADIEVTKKASKALVTELKKRKLITKNEIGKAKENFILSI; encoded by the coding sequence ATGAATAACAAAAACGATAAGGCATCCAATAAAAAGGCAAAACCATCTAAAGATAATGTATCAAATATCCAAAATCCTATCTTTCAAAAAAATCTTCAAGCACTATTTCAACAAGATGAAATTCTAGCAGCAAGGCTTTGGTCTATTGCTGGTAATGAAGACTATGAAATTTTTATAGGGAAAGACCCAATTGATATAAATTTAATAAACAAGCATACTTTTAAATATATCTATGAAAATCCTGGAGCAGACATTTTAAAGCTACTTGAAGATATAGAAAGTGACTATAAACGTTATCCGATACTATTTTTTTATGGACTAGGCAATGGCGTACTCTATAAAGCACTAGCAAAAAATGAAACACACCAAAAAATCGTGGTCATAGAGCCAGAGATCGAGATCATATATCTTGTTTTAAATGTTATTGATCTATCAAGCGAACTAGAAAGTGGGCAGATAATACTTTTTTATTCAAAATTTGCAACCTATACACATTTTTATTATCTGGTTACAGAAGCAAAACTAAACTCATATGCAAAAACCTATGATAATCTTATGATTCATATGCCTTTTTATGATCAATTTGAAGAGGACTACATAAGAATAAATAAAGAGATTACAAGAGCATTTTCTCAAATAGTAGTTGCTCACGGCAATAGCATAGACGATCTTTTATTAGGCACAAGACAAAATTGTGAAAATTTAGTGCCCATGATTAGCAATTATTGCTACACAAGTCTTGTTAAAAAAAGATATGGTCTTATGGATACAGCTATAATTGTATCAACTGGTCCAAGCCTAGATAAACAGCTTAATACGCTTAAAAAATTTGCTCCATATGTTAGCATTATAAGCGTTGATGCCTCTTATCCAATCCTTGCAAGGCATGATATCAAGCCTGATTATGTAATGTCGATTGAAAGAATAGAACCAACTTCTAGTTTTTTTGAAAAAAAACATCCAAATATTGATGACAATATACACTTTGTTGTTGCCTCAGTTACACACAAGCAAACTATTAAAAATATCTTGCCAAGAAAACTAGTACTAACTATGAGACCTCAACAAGAGGAGTATATGTTTGGTCTAAAAAGATATGGATATTTAGGCGTAGGACATAGTTGTGCAAACATGGCCTACCAGCTAGCCTATGTCTTAGGACATAAAAATATCGTTTTCATAGGACAGGATCTAGCATTTGGTAAAGATGGGGCGAGCCATGCGAAAGGTCATGCTTTTGCGCAAGCGGATGAAAATATATTTGTTAAAGCTTATGGCGGAGAGGGAGAGGTTAAAACAACGTATGTTTGGACCCTATTTAAAAACCAGTTTGAAAATGACATCGCCCAATCAAGCTTAGATAATATAAAATCATATAACTGTACCGAAGGTGGTGCTAGAATAGAAGGCACTATAGAAAGGCCATTTTTAGAAGTAATGCATGAGCTTTGCAAAGGCAAAGAGATTAAAAAACTGCCTAATATCAAAAAAGACAGTGAAACGACGGTAAATAAAAACCTTTTAAAAGCTTATAAAGTCATACTTGCAAAAATAAAAGCTCAAAGTGAAGTCAAACAACAAATAGAAAAAGTCTTTTTAGAAGTAGTGCCTAGTATAGATAAATTGCTTGAGCTCAATAAAGAAAATAAAATAGAAAAAAAGCACTTTGATGAGCTTCTTAAAATAACAAAAAAGATAGATAAACTAAAAGATGTAATCGCAAAACGTAATTATCAAAAATATGTAGATAATATATTGCAAATTTCAGTCTACTATCAAGAACTTGAGCTTGCAAAAATTTCTGTAGCACCAAGTGACACAACCATCCAAAAAACCAACAAGCTTCTTATGTGGGTAAATATGCACAAGTACTGGATGTTCTCCGCAGCTGGCGGACTAAATGCCGACATTGAAGTTACTAAAAAAGCTTCAAAAGCACTTGTTACTGAGCTAAAAAAGAGAAAACTAATAACTAAAAACGAGATAGGAAAAGCGAAAGAAAATTTTATACTGAGTATATAA
- a CDS encoding cation:proton antiporter: MQLHQASELSILVVLAFIVFASPYISKILRIPVAPAEIILGALASYIGLVGENEMFKLISEVGFFFLMFLAGMEIDLRMLINIDRKILRLGLIYLALIYSLATALTFSFDLSLLYIIIIPIMAVGMIFTLFKEYGRDVKWLNLSMLIATIGELISITLLTFIAAYLQFGASINLWLTIGYLILFLAISVLSFKILDVLFWWYPGLKVILMPHYDKDEKDIRLSIAVFFSMIALMLYLNLEVAFGAFIAGMFITTFFDHKKDLPHKLSSFGFGFLVPIFFIHIGSTFKLSSLSSNEVIKDAIFIFCAMLATRLFSSVLFVGKLGFKGIFLFSLSQSMPLTLLVAVATIAHRSGEISDYSYSSFILASLAQAIIGTIIIKFLMQSRSKE, translated from the coding sequence TTGCAATTACATCAAGCTAGCGAGCTTAGTATTCTTGTCGTTTTGGCATTTATCGTCTTTGCTTCGCCTTATATTTCTAAAATTTTACGCATTCCTGTCGCTCCTGCTGAGATAATACTTGGAGCACTGGCTAGCTACATCGGGCTTGTCGGCGAGAATGAGATGTTTAAGCTAATTAGCGAAGTTGGCTTTTTCTTTTTGATGTTTCTAGCCGGCATGGAGATCGATCTTAGAATGCTTATAAACATTGACCGTAAAATTTTACGTCTGGGGCTTATCTATCTTGCGCTCATTTACTCGCTAGCAACTGCACTTACGTTTAGTTTTGATCTTAGTTTGCTTTATATTATCATTATCCCGATAATGGCCGTTGGTATGATATTTACGCTATTTAAAGAGTATGGCAGAGACGTGAAATGGCTAAATTTAAGCATGCTTATTGCAACTATTGGTGAGCTTATAAGCATTACGCTTTTGACATTTATAGCTGCCTATTTGCAGTTTGGAGCTAGTATAAATTTATGGCTAACGATTGGCTATTTGATCTTATTTTTAGCTATCAGCGTGCTTAGCTTTAAAATTTTAGATGTGCTTTTTTGGTGGTACCCGGGGCTTAAAGTGATCCTTATGCCACACTACGACAAGGATGAAAAAGATATTAGGCTAAGCATTGCTGTATTTTTTTCGATGATTGCACTTATGCTTTATTTGAATTTAGAAGTTGCCTTTGGCGCGTTTATCGCAGGTATGTTTATAACGACATTTTTTGATCATAAAAAAGACTTACCACACAAGCTTTCAAGCTTTGGATTTGGTTTTTTGGTACCGATATTTTTTATACACATAGGCTCAACCTTTAAACTCTCAAGCCTAAGCTCAAATGAAGTGATAAAAGATGCTATTTTTATATTTTGTGCGATGCTTGCCACAAGGCTTTTTTCAAGTGTGTTATTTGTAGGAAAATTAGGATTTAAGGGGATATTTTTGTTTTCCCTCTCACAATCCATGCCACTAACGCTTCTAGTAGCAGTTGCTACTATCGCACACAGATCAGGTGAGATAAGTGACTATTCTTACTCATCTTTTATCCTAGCAAGCCTAGCTCAAGCTATAATAGGGACAATAATTATAAAATTTCTAATGCAATCAAGAAGTAAGGAGTAA
- the pseI gene encoding pseudaminic acid synthase produces MKIGNFDTDKKVFIIAELSANHSGSLKTAVDTIKAAKRAGADAIKLQTYTPDSLTLNSHLDDFVIKGGLWDGRNLYELYQEALTPKEWHAELFKVAEEEGLICFSSPFYKDDANFLEQFNPPAYKIASFEVTDYDFVEFIAKKGKPIIISTGIAYEEEIRDVVQICKNAGNSDIALLKCTSSYPAPLNSMNLQTIADMRKKFSVEVGFSDHTLGVTAPVVAVSLGARIIEKHFILDKSVKSVDSAFSLDESEFALMTKCVREAEELLGVVNYELDEKAVLNRRFSRSLYASADIKKGEIFSEQNIRSVRPGYGLHPKFLKELIGKKAKRDIKFSERLTKEDLI; encoded by the coding sequence ATGAAAATAGGAAATTTTGATACAGACAAAAAGGTCTTTATAATAGCAGAGCTCTCTGCTAATCATAGCGGCAGCCTAAAAACGGCGGTAGATACGATAAAGGCAGCCAAGCGCGCTGGAGCTGACGCGATAAAGCTTCAGACATATACACCTGATAGTTTGACTCTAAATTCACACCTGGACGACTTTGTCATTAAGGGCGGACTTTGGGATGGGAGAAATTTATACGAGCTTTATCAAGAGGCGCTAACGCCAAAAGAGTGGCACGCTGAGCTTTTTAAAGTAGCAGAAGAAGAAGGGCTTATCTGCTTTTCAAGCCCATTTTACAAGGACGACGCCAACTTCTTAGAGCAGTTTAACCCGCCAGCTTACAAGATCGCAAGTTTTGAGGTAACGGACTATGATTTTGTAGAGTTTATAGCTAAAAAAGGCAAGCCCATTATCATCTCAACTGGCATAGCCTATGAAGAAGAGATAAGAGATGTGGTGCAAATTTGTAAAAATGCAGGCAATAGTGACATCGCTCTTTTAAAATGCACTTCAAGTTACCCAGCGCCGCTAAATAGCATGAATTTGCAAACTATAGCTGATATGAGAAAGAAATTTAGCGTTGAGGTCGGCTTTTCAGATCACACATTAGGCGTGACAGCCCCAGTTGTTGCGGTTAGCCTGGGTGCTAGGATAATTGAAAAGCATTTTATACTTGATAAAAGCGTAAAAAGCGTTGATAGCGCATTTAGTCTTGATGAGAGCGAATTTGCTCTTATGACAAAATGCGTTAGAGAGGCCGAGGAGCTTTTGGGTGTGGTAAACTACGAACTAGATGAAAAAGCGGTTTTAAATAGGAGATTTTCACGCTCACTTTATGCAAGCGCAGATATAAAAAAGGGTGAAATTTTTAGTGAGCAAAATATAAGGAGCGTGCGTCCAGGGTACGGCCTGCACCCTAAATTTTTAAAAGAGCTGATCGGTAAAAAAGCAAAAAGAGATATAAAATTTAGCGAGAGATTAACAAAGGAGGATTTGATATGA
- a CDS encoding biotin synthase has protein sequence MKTIMLCAICSVTQGNCAEDCAYCTQSAKAGADISKFKEKSVQQVVDEAKMAYKNHALGFCLVTSGARLNDKKTDYIASLARAVSKEVPNLMLIACNGMATYEQLSELKKAGVFSYNHNLETSREFFPKICKTHTWDERYQTNLDAKRAGLMLCTGGIYGVGESEADRVSFRASLKELEPFSSPINFFIKNEALTLDLPPLSADEALKIVRDTKSALPETRVMIAGGREKILGDRQYEIFENGADAIVIGDYLTAKGEKASKDIEELTKRGFSFASICH, from the coding sequence ATGAAAACAATTATGCTCTGTGCGATATGCTCAGTCACTCAAGGAAACTGCGCCGAGGACTGCGCTTACTGCACGCAAAGCGCCAAAGCTGGTGCCGATATCTCAAAATTTAAAGAAAAAAGCGTGCAACAGGTGGTGGACGAAGCCAAAATGGCTTATAAAAACCATGCTCTTGGATTTTGTTTAGTCACAAGTGGTGCTAGACTAAATGACAAAAAGACCGACTATATCGCATCTTTAGCAAGAGCCGTGAGCAAAGAAGTGCCAAATTTGATGCTCATCGCATGTAACGGCATGGCGACTTACGAGCAGCTTAGCGAGCTTAAAAAGGCTGGCGTTTTTAGCTACAACCACAACCTTGAAACAAGCCGAGAATTTTTCCCAAAAATTTGTAAAACTCACACTTGGGACGAGAGATATCAGACAAATTTAGATGCAAAAAGAGCAGGTCTTATGCTTTGCACTGGTGGCATTTACGGTGTTGGCGAGAGTGAGGCTGACAGAGTGAGCTTTAGAGCTAGTTTAAAAGAGCTTGAGCCATTTTCATCACCGATAAATTTTTTCATCAAAAACGAAGCTCTAACTCTTGATCTGCCTCCTCTTAGTGCGGATGAAGCCCTAAAGATCGTACGTGACACCAAAAGCGCTCTACCAGAAACTAGAGTCATGATAGCTGGCGGTAGGGAGAAAATTTTAGGCGATAGACAATACGAGATCTTTGAAAATGGCGCCGATGCAATCGTCATTGGCGACTATCTCACCGCAAAAGGCGAGAAAGCTAGCAAGGATATCGAGGAGCTTACAAAGCGTGGTTTTAGCTTCGCTAGTATCTGCCATTGA
- a CDS encoding flagellin B, whose protein sequence is MSFRINTNVNALNTHANAVSNNTDLSKSLNKLSSGLRIQTAADDASGLSIADSLRSQASALGQAIANGNDAIGIIQVADKAMDEQLKILDTIKTKATQSAQDGQTTQSRQALQADIVRLMEELDNIGNTTSFNGQQLLNGTFSNKEFQIGAYSNQTVKASIGATTSDKIGLTRFESSRLLTAMGVVNLKFLNVDGVNDVGVTAATISTGIGKGLGALAENINKVADRTGVRATADVTWKASAAIVGGLIQSLTINGVKIGDLEVKANDANGALVNAINSVKDQTGVEASVDAETGKMVLTSRDGRAIVASGKDISKGLGGKGNAGKGTSLTGFVGRLNLVRLDGRDIKLNAGGVAKLSLAFSANGGAQQSVSLRDIRGQIDKNLATAMGFQRMSGALSVAQSAGVMTLRGAMAVMSIAESAQKTLDQVRSDLGSVQNQLQATVNNITVTQVNVKSAESQIRDVDFASESANFSKHNILAQSGAYAMSQANSVQQNVMKLLQ, encoded by the coding sequence ATGAGTTTTCGTATTAACACAAACGTAAACGCACTTAACACACACGCTAACGCAGTTAGCAACAACACTGACCTATCTAAGTCACTTAACAAACTTAGCTCAGGTCTTAGGATTCAAACAGCTGCAGACGATGCTTCAGGTCTATCTATCGCAGATAGCTTAAGAAGTCAAGCTTCAGCTTTAGGTCAAGCTATTGCAAACGGTAATGATGCTATTGGTATCATTCAAGTTGCCGATAAAGCTATGGACGAGCAGCTAAAAATTCTTGATACTATCAAGACAAAAGCTACTCAATCAGCTCAAGACGGCCAAACAACTCAATCACGCCAAGCATTGCAAGCTGATATCGTTCGTCTAATGGAAGAGCTTGACAATATCGGTAACACTACTTCATTTAACGGTCAGCAACTGCTAAACGGAACATTCTCTAATAAAGAATTCCAAATAGGTGCTTACTCAAACCAAACTGTTAAAGCAAGTATTGGTGCGACCACATCTGATAAGATCGGTCTTACACGTTTTGAGAGTTCAAGACTACTTACAGCTATGGGTGTAGTAAATCTTAAATTCTTAAACGTTGATGGTGTAAATGATGTTGGCGTTACAGCTGCTACTATCTCAACAGGTATAGGTAAAGGACTTGGTGCTCTAGCTGAGAATATCAATAAAGTTGCTGATAGAACTGGTGTTAGAGCTACAGCTGATGTTACTTGGAAAGCTAGTGCTGCTATTGTCGGTGGCTTAATTCAGTCTTTAACAATCAATGGCGTTAAAATTGGCGACTTGGAAGTTAAAGCAAATGATGCAAACGGTGCGCTTGTAAATGCTATCAACTCTGTAAAAGATCAAACCGGCGTTGAAGCTTCTGTTGATGCTGAAACAGGTAAAATGGTCCTAACAAGCCGCGATGGCCGTGCTATCGTAGCAAGTGGTAAAGATATCTCAAAAGGTCTTGGTGGCAAAGGTAATGCTGGTAAGGGTACATCTTTAACCGGTTTCGTAGGTAGACTAAACCTAGTTCGCCTTGATGGTAGAGATATTAAGTTAAATGCTGGTGGCGTTGCTAAACTATCATTAGCATTCTCTGCTAATGGTGGTGCTCAACAATCAGTATCACTAAGAGACATAAGAGGTCAAATAGATAAAAACCTAGCAACTGCTATGGGCTTCCAAAGAATGAGTGGAGCTTTATCAGTAGCTCAATCTGCTGGTGTTATGACACTTCGTGGTGCGATGGCTGTTATGAGTATTGCTGAGTCTGCTCAAAAAACACTTGATCAAGTTCGTTCAGACCTTGGTTCAGTTCAAAACCAACTTCAAGCTACAGTTAATAACATAACTGTAACTCAAGTTAACGTAAAATCAGCAGAGTCTCAAATCAGAGACGTTGATTTTGCTAGTGAGTCTGCTAACTTCTCAAAACATAACATCCTAGCTCAATCAGGTGCTTATGCTATGAGTCAAGCAAACAGCGTACAACAAAACGTAATGAAGCTTCTACAATAG
- the crcB gene encoding fluoride efflux transporter CrcB, producing the protein MLVNLLFAGLGGFIGAGCRFLAGELLKFSHFPLATLGVNTLGSFIIGVLFCLNLSQSARVFLVVGILGGFTTFSSFSLDSVKFLIEGELVKGFLNIFLNLVFCLLASYLGILLGKNL; encoded by the coding sequence ATGCTTGTAAATTTACTTTTCGCAGGACTTGGAGGCTTTATCGGAGCTGGATGCAGGTTTTTAGCCGGTGAGCTCCTAAAATTTAGTCACTTTCCGCTAGCCACGCTTGGCGTAAATACGCTTGGTAGCTTCATTATCGGCGTTTTGTTTTGTCTAAATTTAAGCCAAAGCGCGAGAGTATTTTTGGTCGTTGGCATACTTGGCGGATTTACAACATTTTCAAGCTTTAGCCTTGATAGTGTGAAATTTTTAATAGAAGGCGAGCTGGTAAAAGGCTTTTTAAATATCTTTTTAAACCTTGTCTTTTGCCTACTTGCAAGCTATCTTGGCATTTTGCTTGGTAAAAATTTGTGA